TGTATCCTTAACAATAAATGGTGTTAAGGCAGTACACGGCACCAGCATAAAACTAATGGTCACCACTTGGTATGTTTGGTCCCCTCCTAGGCGGCAGTATTCTGCCACCTGCTTCTTATCTGGAATAAACTACTTTATGTGTTATGTTAAATgcatatttataaattttaaccccttgttttgtttttgttttttcccctcaGGATGTCTTAAAGGTTCACTATGAGAACAATAGTCCTTTCTTAACTATTACCAGCATGACCCGTCTTATTGAAGTCTCCCATTGGGGCAACATTGCTGTCGAAGAGACTGTTGATTTAAAACATACTGGAGCATATTTGAAGGGACCATTCTCCAGATATGATTACCAGAGGCAACCAGACAGTGGAATCTCATCTGTCAAATCCTTTAAGGTAGTATAGAAATTATATTTATCCCCAAAGCTATACAGAAAATGGATATGTATATGTGAAGATAATCAGGTTGTAAGGTGGTGCAGCTATATCTACTGGACATTTAGAAGCTTGTACGATACTCATGGTTTTCGATTCTTAACCTACAGCCCAACACTTTGTGTATAAATGTCTGACCATTCTTTTCTGCTGTTTGGTCCCAGTGTGTGTTGGAGTTGATTTCCAGAGTAATGACACTCAAATGGTACCTTTTTAGTGACTTCTTCTCGGCTAGGTtcccaaaggttttttttttctctgccaaTTTTTGAGCCACAGTCAACTGTTGATCCTGTAATAGGAGAAGTAGAAGTCCTTACTTTATATCACCTATTCCTTTTGAACATAttcctggctttggctcaaaatctgcagtggcagttttcaaaaaatgccagaaaaaagatgtggaaacctagccttagactgcGAGAGAGTCATTTGTCAAAATGGAATGCATTTCAAATTCGCAGCCTAAATTCCTGAACGGGACACACTCAACACTCAACTCTCACCCCATAGCAGCTGTCTTCAGTGAGAGACCCCGTGTAATGTGATTCTATTGGTTTTGGAGATGGCTGCTGTGGAGACGAGGCTCCGTCTTGTAATGAATCGTTATATACAGTGGAGATTTTGAAATGCATGAAAAATGACTGATGCACAGTGCTACACAATAGTAATAAAAGACAAAGGAATTAAAGTTACGCTTTAACGTAGGTGGTCTGTTATTAAGCCTAAGAACTCTGCAGATTTGTTAATCTATTTTCCTCTCATTAGACAATTCTGCCAGCGGCTGCTCAGGATGTGTACTACAGGGATGAAATTGGCAACATCTCTACCAGCCACCTGCTAATTCTGGATGACTCTGTCGAAATGGAGATCCGACCCAGGTTCCCTCTTTTCGGCGGGTGGAAAACCCATTACATGATTGGTTATAACCTTCCAAGTTACGAGTACTTGTACAATCTCGGTGAGTATCAGAGTATGCCCAATTCCTTTTCATGGCTCTTGGGatttgtctttattttttataaatgtctGAGTAAACCTGATGCACAAAGCCAACCATGTAGCCTAATGGGACTTGTATTCATTGCAATATAGTGGCTGCGTATTTGTACACACAGATCCCGTGTGCCGGTAATTGTTTGCAGCATCAACCTCAGTTACATTTGCAGCAACTTCTCAGCATTGATTGGTAGTTTAGGTATGAGTTTCAAATGTCTAACATGTTTTGTCACTGTTTTTCCACCCACAGGTGACCAATACGCTCTGAAGATGAGGTTCATTGATCATGTTTTTGATGAACAGGTTGTGGATTCTCTGACTGTCAAAATAATCCTTCCTGAAGGAGCAAAGTAAGTGGAAAACAGATGTTGCCATAAAAACTGGTGCCGGTCTGATATCTGTTTGGTCCTAGTACAAATTTGGCTTCTAAAATCGACTTTATCTACCACAGATTGGTTTAGTAGCCAGAAACTAGGTAGTTGGATAAACTTCTCAAAGTTTAGGCCAAATATTTAGGTGAATATGCTACATGCTCCTGAATCCTGTCTTGTCCATGCAGGCCACTAAGGCTTATAGTATACAGAGATCCATGTAGGAAACCTCTTCCTGTAATGTATTTATATTCGGTTTAGCCTACATCACTTTCTTTATATTGGGGTAAAATGCAACACATTGACATTACACGGTACCAGTACTGTCAAGTGTCCTCACCCCCTAACCAAGCAACTCTTTATGAAGTCCTGACTATGTAAAGTTATTTCCAGATATATCCAAGTAGAAAACCCCTACGACTTAAACCGAGCACCCGATGAGCTGCACTACACCTACCTAGACACCTTTGGCCGGCCGGTTATCGTCGCTCATAAGAACAATCTAGTTGAACAACACATTCAGGATGTTGTGGTTCATTACACATTCAACAAGATTTTGATGCTCCAAGAGCCTCTCCTGGTGGTGGGAGCCTTCTACATCCTGTTCTTCACAGTCATCATCTACGTCAGGCTCGACTTCTCAATTACCAAGGTTAGTAACTCCTTTCTTTTTCTGTGGTATGAATGTTTTTGTATCTGGCTGTAGTCATGTCTTGTAAGAACAATAATAAGATGGGTGAAGGGCTATGGTATGGTGGCCTTAGGCAGATGTCTTACTAGTTATTCATTAGGCTGATAATTATCTGACCATCTGTACTCATGGAGCAGTGATTACTATCAAAGTGAGTTATTTGCTCTCTTAGCTAAATGTTTCTATAAAAGCTGGGTTACAACAAATGGCCACCAGCCCAGCTCCCACAGTTTCTTCAGAAATAGATGTAAGTCATGTGACCCTTAAAGTTGAAGAGTTTTCTTGTTGTTTCACCCTGCAATCAATAAAAATCTGCTGAATGATCTTCTACATTGTGCACATTGTCATGACAGGACCCAGCAGCTGAAGCCAGGATGAAGGTTGCCTGCATTACTGAGCAGATCCTTACTCTGGTCAACAAGAGACTCGGCCTTTACCGTCACTTTGATGAAGCTGTGAACAAGTACAAGCAGTCCCGGGACATATCCACCCTAAATAGTGGCAAAAAAGCCCTAGAGACTGAACACAAGAACCTAGCAAATGAAATCGCATCACTGCAGTCCAAGCtaaaggctgaaggctctgacTTGTGTGATAAGGTAAGTTCTCAATCTGAGCCATTAGATATTTTATTTTAAGGGGATGTCCAGAATCagtaaaaacatggctgctttctgcaGAAACTGTCAGACCTGCCCATGGGTTGTGTTTTCAGCCAGGCTTCCTTGCAGTAAATGTGCTTGAGCTGCAATGCAGCACAGATGATGTGCTGTTCATGCAAGAAAGGAACTGTACCTGTGCACTTATGTCATTGCATCAGTTGGGTCTGCGTTTTACTGTGACAGGTGAAAGTGAGGGATCACAGGTTAATTTTAGGTAAGAGGAGCAAGTGACAATGACCTGCTCAACTTGtgatgtaaggctatgttcaaacgTCAGAATGTCCGTACAGAAaactctctgtgcggacattctgcaatcTGGGCACCGATGTTAGGACTGTACAGGAATGCGTTGTCTcgtagacagctatgcattctgcagaaagaatgaacgtgttcatcctttctgcagacatggaaatcggaatttccatgcctgaaacatctggcacggaaattccgccatatGACTGGTTTTGAATCAGGTGAAAAGAggggtattttatttatttattttttaattattattattttttaaatatatatatatatatatatatatattttttgtacgtTATTACGGCTGCAGGTGGTTTTGAAATTCTCTAGCCTGATCCTGTTATCAGCACTAGGTACCCTTTACCCTGTAGATGCTGCTATAAAAGTTCATTGTGACATTTTAAAGACCACCAAGACAAAATCatggggtcccgatcagctaagaggACGGCTCGTCCCTACCTGCCCCGATCTATGCGTCTTCAGTGCTGGAAGCCATGTCAGCCTGcactaatggagcgctgataacagaacaatgtTGTGCAATGGtacagcattgttcagtatatgcaatagagagaagaatatatataaaaaaaaaaaaaatagttaaaggaaatctgtcatcagtatcacccgcactgacCTGtcgtacaggcttgtagtgcgggtgatactaatCAAAATGATACTAAGGGCATCTGTAACCGTTATGCAGTTGCTCGTTTTTGGGGTATGCAaattaggtccttggggcatgggctgAGCTCTGGGCACTCTGACGTAATCTTCAGCCAGACGAGCGCTCCACCCAGCTCATCCATATGCTAAACCCCCTCCTTGCTTGCGCACTCGAGCTACTGTACAGTGCATGTGCCGGGTGAGCAGGGAGTGGGTTATGCATGTGGATAGGCTGGTCGGAGCTTCCACCCGAAGATTACGTCAGTGCCTGGAGTTAGTTagagctctgcccatgccccaaggacctaattTGCATATCCTAAAAACGAGCAATAACTGCTGAACTGTTCCGGACGCCATAAGtataattttgatcagtatcacctgcactacaagcctttatgacaggttagtgcgggtgatactgatgacaattTCCTTTAATGTGAATtagtcccttccctaataagtttgaatcatgcTCCTTTTCCCTtttgtttatttaaaaagaaaaagtggtATTGctttgtgcgtaaatgtccgaactattaaaatataaaattactGAAACTGATttctgtaaatgtaaaaaaaatttactaagtCAATTATTTATGATTTTCTGGTCACTTAATAGAgcagaaaaaaattcataaaaagcgatcaaaaagtcccacaaaaacgGTACCGATTAAAAACTAagaatcacggcacaaaaaatgagcagaaaataataattataggtgtcagaagaggacaattttaagcatactatgtTTCATACAAAAGGTTACAATAAttttaaagttgtaaaataaagCCTGTATAAGCTTggtatctttttaatcgtattgaaccaCAGAAAAAAGATGTAAGTTTTAATGAAACTGTGCATtgggtagaaatggaagcccccaaaatttaactgtttttttttttttttttttttttttttttcatcgtgTATTTTGTGGTAcgagtgtttatttatttatttatttatttattttttgtaccaccaattgtacttttgtaataagtccttatatggatctgtaggttaAAATGGAAGGCGGTTTAGCtattagtgtgaaaaaaaaaagatacacagccgcacatccacaaattatattttgatctccttgcttctcagcataatttcaaaaacaggttgttagtatatattttgatcaaaaagtacaagcccacttagtcagagtgggtccctaacctaacactggtgtaGTGCCGGGCAGCGACCGCTACCCCTGCAAaaaggatcgaccgatatcgatttatttatttttttagggctTATACCGATAATCTGCGAACTttcaggctgatagccgataacttataccgatattccggtataagttattggctattaaCCTCCGGCCccacagatcaatgatttaaagcgggcgctttaaatcgatgaactgcagcggcttttgacgCCCCACAGTAACAATTtgccgccacagagcaccacaccagtgtgaaccatatgctccctgccagagggcactatgccagtgttaggttagggacccactctgactaggtggccttgtcATGATgagtggacttgtactttttgatcaaaatatatactaacaacctgttagtttttgaaattatgctgagaagcaattagatcaaattacaatttgtgaatgtgcggctgtgtttctctatttttgttgtacattaTGGCTATTAGGAtgcttggaggaaaaaatgaaagaaaaactgATCTCACTTAGGGGTTAAGTAAATTTACGTATAGCGCAGGTAAATGTATTGGCCCTATTTTAGTATTGCTTCAGATTTATCATGATTTTGACTTCCCAGGTCGCAGAGATCCAGAAGCTAGACAGTCAAGTGAAGGAGATTGTGGTGAAATCCTCCTCTGAAGCTGAGCGCTTGGTTGCTGGCAAGCTGAAGAAGGACAGCTACATCGAAAGCGAAAAGCAGCATGCCAATAAACGCCAGGAGCTGGTCAACAAAATCGACAACATTCTCGATGCATTGTAACTGCTTTAAGATCAGGACTGGACAAACCTCAGGAGCCAGACTACAACAGTGCCTGGAAGCATTACATTCTTTGCGCCTTTCTGCATCCTTGTCGGTCTAACTCCT
The sequence above is a segment of the Hyla sarda isolate aHylSar1 chromosome 6, aHylSar1.hap1, whole genome shotgun sequence genome. Coding sequences within it:
- the RPN1 gene encoding dolichyl-diphosphooligosaccharide--protein glycosyltransferase subunit 1, whose translation is MERSAIRTLLLLTALTVAAQAHELINEDVKRTVDLSSHLAKVTAEVKLSNPGPAAAQSFLVALEPELAGHLAFLGVKTEDEEDGYLEVRETKVKGKSGKQFSVQLPSSLSPGAKTKVFIEAVYTHILHPYPTQITQAEKQFVTFEGNHYFYSPYPTTSQTTRVKLSSRNVESYTKLGNPSRSDDTIEYGPFKDIPGWSHDVLKVHYENNSPFLTITSMTRLIEVSHWGNIAVEETVDLKHTGAYLKGPFSRYDYQRQPDSGISSVKSFKTILPAAAQDVYYRDEIGNISTSHLLILDDSVEMEIRPRFPLFGGWKTHYMIGYNLPSYEYLYNLGDQYALKMRFIDHVFDEQVVDSLTVKIILPEGAKYIQVENPYDLNRAPDELHYTYLDTFGRPVIVAHKNNLVEQHIQDVVVHYTFNKILMLQEPLLVVGAFYILFFTVIIYVRLDFSITKDPAAEARMKVACITEQILTLVNKRLGLYRHFDEAVNKYKQSRDISTLNSGKKALETEHKNLANEIASLQSKLKAEGSDLCDKVAEIQKLDSQVKEIVVKSSSEAERLVAGKLKKDSYIESEKQHANKRQELVNKIDNILDAL